In Serratia liquefaciens ATCC 27592, the genomic stretch AACCCGCTGGTCTATTTCTCCAGCAGTTCGGAGAACACCCACAGGTTCGTTGAAAAACTGGGATTGCCGGCGATACGTATCCCTATCGCCGGCGCCCGCAGCAAACTGCTGATGGATAAACCCTATATTTTGATCGTGCCCAGCTATGGCGGCGGCAGCGCCGTAGGAGCCGTGCCGATCCAGGTGATCCGCTTTCTCAACGATCCACAAAATCGCGCTTTCCTGCGCGGCGTTATCGCCGCCGGGAATACCAATTTCGGCGCAGCGTACGGCATTGCCGGCGACATCATCGCCAAAAAATGTCAGGTGCCTTTTCTTTACCGCTTTGAGCTGCTCGGCACCACACAAGACGTTGCAAACGTTCGACAGGGAGTAACCGCATTTTGGCAACGACAGAACTGACCCGGCCCGCCGCAAGCGCGCTGGATTACCATTCGCTCAACGCGATGCTCAATCTTTATGATGCCGAAGGCCGTATCCAGTTCGACAAGGATCGGTTAGCAGCTCGGCACTACTTCCTGCAGCACGTGAACCAAAACACCGTGTTCTTCCATAACCTGGAGGAGAAGCTGCGCTATCTGGTGGAGGAAGGTTATTATGAACAGAGCGTGTTGGCGCAATACGAGTTCGCCTTTATCAAACAGCTTTTCCAACAGGCCTATGCGAAAAAATTCCGCTTTGAGACCTTCCTCGGCGCCTTTAAGTATTACACCAGCTATACGCTGAAAACCTTCGACGGTAAGCGCTACCTGGAACGCTACGAAGACCGGGTGTGCATGGTCGCCTTAACGCTGGCGGCAGGTGATACCGCGTTGGCACAAGATTTGGTGGA encodes the following:
- the nrdI gene encoding class Ib ribonucleoside-diphosphate reductase assembly flavoprotein NrdI is translated as MNPLVYFSSSSENTHRFVEKLGLPAIRIPIAGARSKLLMDKPYILIVPSYGGGSAVGAVPIQVIRFLNDPQNRAFLRGVIAAGNTNFGAAYGIAGDIIAKKCQVPFLYRFELLGTTQDVANVRQGVTAFWQRQN